One stretch of Oceanipulchritudo coccoides DNA includes these proteins:
- a CDS encoding NADH-quinone oxidoreductase subunit J family protein — protein sequence MRELLFHFFAALTIVPAFFVATSRKPVNAAMNMLVSFVGLSALFVMLETYFLAILQVLVYAGAIVVLFLFIIMLIDAGKSPHPKLIRYLASLAALALMVFAGYALVFGGGSGPFAEISVVAPANMARTFGVELFTRYLLPFQITGFMLLIAMVGVIVISKKAEAEGGAE from the coding sequence ATGAGAGAACTGCTCTTTCACTTTTTTGCCGCCCTGACAATCGTGCCCGCATTTTTTGTGGCCACGAGCCGTAAGCCGGTCAACGCAGCCATGAACATGCTGGTGTCCTTTGTTGGATTGTCGGCCCTGTTTGTCATGCTCGAGACTTACTTTCTGGCGATCCTTCAGGTGCTGGTGTACGCGGGGGCCATTGTGGTCCTCTTTTTGTTCATCATCATGTTGATTGACGCCGGCAAGTCGCCCCATCCCAAGCTGATCCGTTACCTGGCCAGCCTTGCGGCTCTCGCCCTGATGGTCTTTGCAGGTTATGCGCTGGTCTTTGGCGGGGGCTCTGGCCCGTTTGCCGAAATTTCCGTTGTCGCACCGGCAAACATGGCGCGAACTTTCGGGGTCGAATTGTTCACCCGATACCTGCTGCCCTTCCAGATAACCGGCTTCATGCTCCTGATCGCGATGGTCGGGGTCATCGTCATCAGCAAGAAAGCGGAAGCAGAAGGAGGTGCGGAATGA
- a CDS encoding 2Fe-2S iron-sulfur cluster-binding protein, translating to MSEENKQETVTIYIDGTAAEVPAGSNVVDAVESVGKEIPHYCYHPKLSVPGNCRMCLIEMGTPGRDRATGEPMLNDDGSPKIMWVPKPVIGCATKVSPGMHVRTESETVKACREGVMEFLLVNHPLDCPICDQAGECRLQEFATDYGRGYSRFVEQKNVKPKRTRLGPRVMLDDERCILCSRCIRFCEEIAEDPVLGFIDRGSFSTLTTFPGKQLENNYSLNTVDICPVGALTSTDFRFKMRVWFLKETPSIDTESSVGCNTVVGSREGTIYRITPRRNDNVNDTWMPDSGRELYKIVDSDERLNRYAINGRPAKAEEAIEEAAELLRTDKVAIVASGRLSLEEQYLLTRIRSELGDSVPTFLVGRTAEGDGKLLSADRNPNVRGALLTGLIDSYPEARLDKLNALVKDGSVKTILAVGEDITGCGIEAEALTDAKLLYMGVDHANCTQYAAVEIPLLTVFEKSGTLVNQQFRIQKFAQAVPGPAGVLHGLSTFTRLLNCLNRDVVIAPSPSAVWKEMQAVIPELSGMEFERIPSTGTLVDGARFDGIPFVEEKGLHFEPNNALAEA from the coding sequence AGATCCCGCACTATTGCTATCACCCGAAACTTTCCGTCCCGGGGAATTGCCGCATGTGCCTTATCGAGATGGGCACACCCGGACGCGATCGTGCCACGGGAGAACCGATGCTCAACGACGATGGCAGTCCCAAGATAATGTGGGTTCCAAAGCCGGTGATTGGTTGCGCGACCAAGGTCTCCCCGGGCATGCACGTCCGCACGGAGTCCGAGACCGTCAAGGCCTGCCGCGAAGGGGTGATGGAATTCCTTCTCGTCAATCACCCGCTCGACTGTCCGATCTGCGACCAGGCAGGGGAGTGCCGCCTGCAGGAATTTGCGACGGATTATGGCCGTGGCTACAGCCGCTTTGTCGAGCAGAAGAATGTGAAGCCCAAGCGGACCCGCCTCGGGCCACGGGTCATGCTTGATGATGAGCGCTGCATTCTTTGTTCACGGTGCATCCGCTTTTGCGAGGAAATCGCGGAGGATCCAGTCCTTGGATTCATTGATCGCGGATCCTTCTCCACGTTGACCACTTTCCCCGGTAAGCAGCTGGAAAACAATTACTCCCTGAATACGGTGGACATCTGCCCGGTGGGAGCCCTGACCTCGACGGACTTCCGATTCAAGATGCGGGTCTGGTTCCTCAAGGAGACGCCTTCCATCGACACAGAATCAAGTGTTGGATGTAATACGGTTGTCGGCAGTCGCGAAGGAACAATTTATCGTATCACTCCGCGCAGGAATGATAACGTCAACGATACCTGGATGCCGGACAGCGGTCGGGAGTTGTATAAAATTGTCGATTCGGACGAGCGCCTTAACCGCTATGCCATCAATGGCCGTCCTGCCAAGGCAGAGGAAGCCATTGAGGAAGCCGCCGAGCTGCTCCGCACAGACAAGGTGGCGATTGTCGCCAGCGGTCGCCTGAGTCTTGAGGAGCAATACCTCTTGACCCGGATCCGGTCCGAGCTCGGTGATTCCGTTCCGACATTTCTTGTGGGTCGCACTGCTGAAGGTGACGGCAAGCTTCTTTCGGCCGACCGGAACCCGAATGTCCGTGGGGCCCTGCTGACCGGCCTCATTGATTCATACCCTGAAGCCCGCTTGGACAAGCTGAACGCACTGGTAAAGGACGGCAGCGTGAAGACGATCCTCGCCGTGGGGGAAGACATCACCGGTTGTGGCATCGAGGCGGAAGCCCTGACGGATGCCAAGCTGCTCTACATGGGAGTCGATCACGCCAACTGCACACAATACGCTGCGGTGGAAATACCTCTCCTGACAGTGTTTGAAAAATCAGGCACATTGGTGAACCAGCAGTTCCGGATACAGAAATTCGCGCAGGCGGTACCTGGCCCGGCCGGCGTGCTTCATGGTTTGAGTACTTTCACACGGCTCCTCAATTGCCTGAATCGCGATGTCGTCATTGCGCCGAGTCCTTCCGCGGTCTGGAAAGAGATGCAGGCGGTCATACCGGAGCTTTCCGGTATGGAATTTGAGCGTATCCCATCGACGGGAACCCTCGTTGATGGAGCCCGTTTTGATGGAATTCCCTTTGTCGAAGAAAAGGGACTGCATTTTGAACCGAATAACGCCTTAGCGGAGGCCTGA
- the nuoK gene encoding NADH-quinone oxidoreductase subunit NuoK gives MTVALEHYVFVSILLFAIGFFGVLLRKNTLVVFMCLELMLSASILALIAFSRYNATAANPLMEGNLFVLFIIAIAACEVSVGLAIIVTLWRRHQTVELNEINELKH, from the coding sequence ATGACCGTTGCCCTCGAACACTACGTCTTTGTTTCCATCCTCCTCTTTGCCATCGGCTTCTTCGGGGTTCTTTTGAGAAAGAACACACTCGTGGTTTTCATGTGCCTCGAGTTGATGCTAAGCGCCTCGATCCTGGCCCTGATCGCCTTCTCGCGCTACAATGCCACGGCGGCCAACCCGCTCATGGAGGGGAATCTGTTTGTTCTATTTATCATCGCCATTGCCGCCTGTGAAGTATCGGTCGGACTGGCGATTATCGTGACCCTCTGGCGCCGTCATCAGACGGTGGAACTGAATGAAATCAACGAGTTGAAGCACTGA
- a CDS encoding complex I subunit 1/NuoH family protein, translating into MELTEFVWLVTKALIMISVIMGCAAYAVLLERKVAAVIQGRPGPNRTKIPFLGNIPVIGPIITRLGLFQPAADGLKFLFKEDPFPKHVNALYYLLAPLIAFIPAMTTMIVLPVGVYTTEAGTLAPMVLANLDIGILFILAVSSLGVYGIILGGWSANSKYPFLGGIRASAQMISYELAMGLSLLPVFMWFGGSLNLFDIAQGQNELLFGFLPQWTIVYQPLSALIFLVALFAETNRLPFDMPESETDLVAGYNTEYGSFKFGLFFVGEYAHVIVGSGAFVLLFLGGWNIPFVTYPEGILGSMLSVSVFFFKVLALVFFFMWIRWTLPRFRYDQVMALGWQRLLPLAIANLVFYAILIALIEQF; encoded by the coding sequence ATGGAACTGACTGAATTCGTCTGGCTCGTCACAAAAGCGCTGATCATGATCTCCGTGATCATGGGATGCGCGGCATACGCCGTGCTCCTTGAGCGGAAAGTGGCGGCTGTTATCCAGGGCCGTCCCGGTCCCAACCGGACCAAGATCCCTTTTCTGGGCAATATTCCGGTAATCGGCCCGATCATTACTCGTTTGGGTTTGTTCCAGCCAGCTGCTGACGGGCTCAAGTTCCTTTTCAAGGAAGATCCCTTCCCGAAGCATGTTAACGCCTTGTATTATCTTTTGGCCCCACTGATCGCCTTCATCCCGGCAATGACAACGATGATTGTCCTGCCGGTCGGTGTTTACACCACTGAGGCGGGTACTCTTGCCCCGATGGTTCTGGCCAATCTCGATATCGGCATCCTCTTCATTTTGGCGGTCTCCTCGCTGGGCGTTTACGGGATTATCCTTGGTGGATGGTCAGCCAACTCCAAGTACCCGTTCCTTGGTGGGATTCGTGCCTCGGCCCAGATGATTTCCTATGAGTTGGCGATGGGGCTTTCGCTTCTGCCTGTTTTCATGTGGTTTGGCGGCAGCTTGAATCTGTTCGACATTGCCCAGGGGCAAAACGAGCTCTTGTTCGGGTTTCTCCCGCAATGGACAATCGTTTACCAGCCATTGTCGGCACTGATTTTCCTGGTCGCGCTCTTCGCGGAAACAAACCGCCTTCCTTTTGACATGCCGGAATCCGAGACAGATCTCGTGGCTGGCTACAATACAGAATACGGTTCCTTCAAATTCGGGCTCTTCTTTGTGGGTGAATACGCCCATGTGATTGTCGGCTCAGGTGCCTTTGTCCTGCTCTTTCTGGGGGGATGGAATATTCCCTTTGTCACTTATCCGGAGGGAATCCTCGGATCCATGCTCTCAGTCAGCGTTTTCTTTTTCAAAGTTCTCGCGCTGGTCTTCTTTTTCATGTGGATCCGCTGGACTCTTCCGCGTTTCCGATATGACCAGGTCATGGCTCTCGGATGGCAGCGTTTGCTGCCCCTCGCCATCGCCAACCTTGTCTTCTACGCGATCCTGATCGCCCTCATTGAACAATTTTAA
- a CDS encoding NuoI/complex I 23 kDa subunit family protein: protein MATKLVERKPLSLAEQTYLPQIVTGLKITMKNMLKPPVTLEYPEERPEIPTGYRGVPTLVKDPNGREKCVSCQLCEFVCPPKAIRITPGEISEESENAHVEKAPREFEINMLRCIYCGYCQEVCPEEAIFLQDIYSLSGFSREEMVFKKKKLYEIGGTLPDNHFKWGKKKDAELSGNPHH, encoded by the coding sequence ATGGCTACCAAATTAGTTGAGCGGAAACCCCTGAGCCTTGCGGAACAAACTTATCTTCCGCAAATTGTGACTGGCCTGAAAATCACCATGAAGAACATGTTGAAGCCGCCGGTCACGCTTGAGTATCCGGAAGAGCGGCCTGAGATCCCGACCGGTTATCGTGGTGTTCCCACCCTCGTCAAGGATCCCAACGGCCGGGAAAAGTGCGTCAGCTGCCAGTTGTGCGAGTTTGTCTGTCCCCCCAAGGCCATCCGGATCACTCCGGGCGAAATCAGTGAGGAGAGTGAAAATGCCCATGTTGAGAAAGCACCGCGTGAGTTCGAGATCAACATGTTGCGCTGCATTTATTGCGGGTATTGCCAGGAAGTCTGCCCCGAAGAGGCTATTTTCCTGCAGGATATCTACTCTCTGAGCGGTTTTTCCCGTGAGGAAATGGTTTTCAAGAAAAAGAAGCTCTACGAAATTGGGGGAACGCTTCCGGATAACCATTTTAAATGGGGCAAAAAGAAGGATGCTGAGCTCTCCGGAAATCCGCACCATTAA
- the nuoL gene encoding NADH-quinone oxidoreductase subunit L: MDLGTVLSGILLAPLIAAGLIWMFARQRAGLAMALSLAAAATILGLSAWLFFGLWNGEAYEAQVEWLTLGNFTLSVGFLLNDLSALMLFVVSFVGFWIHLFSVGYMTDDGARGRFFGGLSIFMFSMLGIVLANNLFMMFIFWELVGFSSYMLIGHYLKTQEASDASKKAFIVNRVGDFGFLIGIILTFWTFGTVSLSELAVQTSLQPELVTTLGALLLFCGVLGKSAQMPLHVWLPDAMAGPTPISALIHAATMVAAGVYFLGRTVTLFTPEALTTVAWVGVVTAVCAAIWAFGQRDIKKILAYSTLSQLGYMVAGFGLGTLYGLHHGDSATALYYGIGASMFHLTTHAFFKALLFLGSGSVIHACHHEQDIFKMGGLYKKMPLTTLTFGAGVIAIAGIPFIASAFFSKDAILYVAKSTSQPAFIILTGTALLTALYMGRLFVIAFLGKPNSESAEHAHESSWTMVLPLVVLAVFSIGGGYLVMYPEALQVLIGTWVPHPHGADHTLMIIISTVASFGGLILARIIYGAGSTTDTLEAKIPPVYALAKSRFYFDEMYNGYVRLIQDRVANIIGFFDTLFISGMLVRGSAGLAGLLGIAARRMHTGSVATYVWWFFAGLVLFGAYAGGFLDRIFQ; encoded by the coding sequence ATGGATCTGGGAACCGTACTTTCGGGAATTTTGCTGGCACCGCTAATCGCTGCCGGCCTGATCTGGATGTTTGCCCGCCAGCGGGCCGGTCTTGCAATGGCGCTTTCGCTCGCTGCTGCAGCCACCATCCTCGGTTTGAGCGCATGGCTTTTCTTCGGGCTTTGGAACGGTGAGGCCTACGAGGCCCAAGTCGAGTGGCTGACCCTGGGAAATTTCACGCTTTCAGTGGGCTTCCTGCTCAATGACTTGAGCGCGCTCATGTTATTCGTGGTTTCATTCGTCGGCTTCTGGATTCACTTGTTCAGTGTCGGGTATATGACCGATGACGGTGCACGCGGACGGTTTTTCGGTGGCTTATCAATTTTCATGTTCTCGATGCTGGGGATCGTCCTCGCCAACAATCTTTTCATGATGTTCATCTTCTGGGAACTGGTCGGCTTCAGTTCCTACATGTTGATTGGCCACTACCTGAAAACACAAGAGGCCTCGGATGCATCGAAGAAGGCCTTCATCGTGAACCGGGTGGGGGACTTCGGATTCCTGATCGGAATTATCCTCACTTTCTGGACCTTTGGTACGGTTTCTCTCAGTGAGCTGGCCGTCCAGACATCGCTCCAGCCCGAGCTGGTGACAACTCTTGGTGCGCTTCTCCTTTTCTGCGGGGTTCTCGGCAAGTCCGCGCAAATGCCGCTGCACGTCTGGTTGCCCGATGCAATGGCGGGCCCGACACCCATTTCCGCCTTGATCCATGCCGCAACAATGGTGGCCGCCGGGGTTTATTTCCTTGGGCGTACCGTGACTCTTTTCACTCCCGAAGCACTGACTACTGTCGCCTGGGTGGGAGTTGTGACCGCAGTCTGCGCTGCAATCTGGGCCTTCGGCCAGCGCGACATCAAGAAGATCCTTGCCTATTCGACGCTGTCCCAACTCGGTTACATGGTGGCAGGCTTTGGTCTGGGAACCCTTTACGGATTGCACCACGGAGATTCAGCGACCGCACTTTACTACGGCATTGGCGCATCGATGTTCCACTTGACAACGCATGCCTTTTTCAAGGCGCTCCTGTTCCTTGGATCCGGTTCGGTGATCCATGCCTGCCATCACGAGCAGGATATTTTCAAGATGGGTGGCCTGTACAAGAAAATGCCTTTGACGACCCTGACCTTTGGCGCGGGCGTGATCGCGATTGCCGGAATTCCTTTTATTGCCTCAGCCTTTTTCAGTAAGGATGCGATCCTTTATGTGGCCAAGTCCACCAGCCAGCCGGCATTTATTATCCTCACGGGAACGGCGCTCCTGACCGCCCTTTACATGGGCCGACTATTTGTCATCGCCTTCCTGGGCAAGCCCAACAGCGAATCCGCGGAGCATGCCCATGAATCCTCATGGACGATGGTCCTGCCCCTTGTTGTGCTTGCGGTTTTCTCGATTGGGGGCGGCTACCTCGTCATGTATCCAGAGGCCCTCCAAGTTTTGATTGGTACCTGGGTCCCGCATCCGCACGGAGCAGACCACACCCTGATGATCATCATCTCCACGGTCGCTTCCTTCGGCGGATTGATACTTGCCCGTATCATTTACGGTGCCGGCTCAACAACGGACACCCTCGAGGCCAAGATTCCGCCGGTTTACGCATTGGCAAAGTCGCGTTTCTATTTTGACGAGATGTACAACGGCTATGTCCGGTTGATCCAGGATCGCGTGGCCAACATTATCGGCTTTTTCGATACACTTTTCATTTCCGGCATGCTTGTCCGTGGATCGGCCGGTTTGGCTGGTTTGCTTGGCATAGCAGCCCGGCGTATGCACACCGGCAGTGTCGCCACCTACGTCTGGTGGTTTTTTGCCGGCCTTGTTCTTTTCGGCGCTTATGCCGGTGGGTTTCTTGATAGGATTTTCCAATGA